A genomic stretch from Argiope bruennichi chromosome 2, qqArgBrue1.1, whole genome shotgun sequence includes:
- the LOC129989842 gene encoding techylectin-5A-like, translating to MKEFFCCSAVLLLIFMDICSAAVIKSETSKPLVIFQHRKSNNDSRPEIQQGNCPKCPKHERPMDCAELRENGITESGVYTIYPRSRLSDCKSIDVYCDMTTDGGGWIVIQRRGQYGNGEDYFVKKWKEFKEGFGNLKKEFWLGNDKIYSITNQGRYAVRFEMKHVNGNSAFALYENFWIETEDANYKLHLSDYSGTAGNAIGNHDGWPFYTIDKENRAREHRNPRSGGWWLNNSPSSSLNGLNFYKSDKIHTHQGINWMTYGGFGNSFESTEIKLRPKKFH from the exons aTGAAGGAATTTTTCTGCTGTTCAGCGGTTTTGTTGCTGATATTTATGGATATTTGCTCAGCGGCAGTAATAAAATCTGAAACTTCAAAGCCACTTGTGATCTTCCAACACCGGAAGTCCAATAATGATTCGAGGCCAGAAATCCAACAAGGAAATTGTCCCAAAT GTCCCAAACACGAGAGGCCGATGGATTGTGCAGAACTCAGGGAAAACGGCATTACTGAGAGTGGAGTATACACCATCTATCCGAGAAGCAGGCTGAGCGATTGCAAGTCCATAGATGTTTATTGTGACATGACCACTGACGGAGGAGGATGGATA GTGATTCAGAGAAGAGGTCAATACGGCAATGGTGAAGATTACTTTgtgaaaaaatggaaagaattcaAAGAGggatttggaaatttaaaaaaagaattttggcttg GAAACGACAAGATCTATTCCATCACTAATCAGGGCCGGTATGCAGTGCGATTCGAAATGAAACACGTAAACGGAAATTCTGCATTTGCTCTATATGAAAACTTTTGGATTGAAACCGAAGATGCAAATTACAAATTACACCTCTCAGACTACAGTGGAACCGCTG gtaATGCGATTGGAAATCACGATGGATGGCCATTTTACACCATAGACAAAGAAAACCGAGCTCGAGAGCACAGGAATCCTCGTTCGGGAGGTTGGTGGTTGAACAACAGCCCAAGCAGCAGCTTGAATGGACTGAACTTTTACAAATCAGacaaaatacatacacatcaagGTATCAACTGGATGACTTACGGTGGATTTGGAAACTCTTTCGAGTCTACTGAAATCAAACTTCGAccgaagaaatttcattaa